The following proteins come from a genomic window of Sorghum bicolor cultivar BTx623 chromosome 3, Sorghum_bicolor_NCBIv3, whole genome shotgun sequence:
- the LOC8069599 gene encoding methylsterol monooxygenase 1-1 isoform X1, whose translation MIPYATAAEAEAALGRAMTWAEAAWYQYSAVMPDSWLHCHTTFILFVIYTIAPLPLLVLEQFAPSVVLPYKLQPRVRLPPAASLSCYMDAACIFPLAVALQFVCYPALAKILRTRMGLPLPSVRETIAQIVVYSLVEDYLSYWIHRLLHTEWCYRKIHRVHHEFTAPTGFAMSYSHWAENVVLSIPALAGPVLVPCHVTTQWLWFSIRLIEGINTHSGYHFPFSPSRLIPFYGGAAYHDYHHYAGGRSQSNFAPLFTYCDYIYRTDKGYRYHKLKQEKEQLKNLAECSAEKGGDY comes from the exons ATGATCCCCTACGCGACTGCGGCGGAGGCTGAGGCAGCGTTGGGGCGCGCCATGACGTGGGCCGAAGCGGCGTGGTACCAGTACTCGGCGGTGATGCCAGATTCCTGGCTGCACTGCCACACTACATTTATCCTGTTCGTCATATACACCATCGCCCCGCTGCCCCTCCTGGTCCTCGAGCAGTTCGCTCCGTCGGTCGTGCTGCCGTACAAGCTGCAACCCCGGGTACGGCTACCTCCGGCGGCCTCCCTCAGCTGCTACATGGACGCGGCCTGCATCTTTCCCCTCGCCGTTGCCCTTCAGTTCGTCTGCTATCCTGCGCTCGCCAAG ATACTAAGGACTCGAATGGGGCTGCCGTTGCCGTCGGTCAGGGAGACGATTGCACAGATAGTGGTATACTCCCTCGTGGAGGATTACCTCAGCTACTGGATCCACCGTCTTCTGCACACCGAGTGGTGCTACCGAAAGATCCACCGCGTCCACCACGAGTTTACGGCTCCAACAGGCTTCGCCATGTCATATAGCCACTGGGCCGAGAACGTCGTCCTTTCTATCCCCGCCTTGGCCGGCCCCGTGCTCGTGCCATGCCACGTCACCACACAATGGCTATGGTTCTCCATCCGCCTAATTGAGGGCATCAACACGCACAGCGG TTACCATTTCCCATTCAGCCCTTCCAGGCTGATTCCATTCTATGGAGGGGCAGCATACCATGACTATCATCACTACGCAGGAGGCCGTAGTCAAAGCAACTTTGCTCCTCTTTTCACCTACTGCGATTATATATATAGGACAGACAAA GGCTACAGATACCACAAGCTAAAGCAAGAGAAG GAGCAGCTGAAGAATCTAGCAGAATGTAGTGCGGAGAAAGGAGGCGACTACTAG
- the LOC8069599 gene encoding methylsterol monooxygenase 1-1 isoform X2: MIPYATAAEAEAALGRAMTWAEAAWYQYSAVMPDSWLHCHTTFILFVIYTIAPLPLLVLEQFAPSVVLPYKLQPRVRLPPAASLSCYMDAACIFPLAVALQFVCYPALAKILRTRMGLPLPSVRETIAQIVVYSLVEDYLSYWIHRLLHTEWCYRKIHRVHHEFTAPTGFAMSYSHWAENVVLSIPALAGPVLVPCHVTTQWLWFSIRLIEGINTHSGYHFPFSPSRLIPFYGGAAYHDYHHYAGGRSQSNFAPLFTYCDYIYRTDKGYRYHKLKQEKLKNLAECSAEKGGDY, encoded by the exons ATGATCCCCTACGCGACTGCGGCGGAGGCTGAGGCAGCGTTGGGGCGCGCCATGACGTGGGCCGAAGCGGCGTGGTACCAGTACTCGGCGGTGATGCCAGATTCCTGGCTGCACTGCCACACTACATTTATCCTGTTCGTCATATACACCATCGCCCCGCTGCCCCTCCTGGTCCTCGAGCAGTTCGCTCCGTCGGTCGTGCTGCCGTACAAGCTGCAACCCCGGGTACGGCTACCTCCGGCGGCCTCCCTCAGCTGCTACATGGACGCGGCCTGCATCTTTCCCCTCGCCGTTGCCCTTCAGTTCGTCTGCTATCCTGCGCTCGCCAAG ATACTAAGGACTCGAATGGGGCTGCCGTTGCCGTCGGTCAGGGAGACGATTGCACAGATAGTGGTATACTCCCTCGTGGAGGATTACCTCAGCTACTGGATCCACCGTCTTCTGCACACCGAGTGGTGCTACCGAAAGATCCACCGCGTCCACCACGAGTTTACGGCTCCAACAGGCTTCGCCATGTCATATAGCCACTGGGCCGAGAACGTCGTCCTTTCTATCCCCGCCTTGGCCGGCCCCGTGCTCGTGCCATGCCACGTCACCACACAATGGCTATGGTTCTCCATCCGCCTAATTGAGGGCATCAACACGCACAGCGG TTACCATTTCCCATTCAGCCCTTCCAGGCTGATTCCATTCTATGGAGGGGCAGCATACCATGACTATCATCACTACGCAGGAGGCCGTAGTCAAAGCAACTTTGCTCCTCTTTTCACCTACTGCGATTATATATATAGGACAGACAAA GGCTACAGATACCACAAGCTAAAGCAAGAGAAG CTGAAGAATCTAGCAGAATGTAGTGCGGAGAAAGGAGGCGACTACTAG